The window AGTAAGAAACAGAGCCTGTTAATTTGTTTTTGAATGCATTTACTTTTACACCACCTTCTATTTGGTTCGCTTGCTCTGGCTTAAATGCATTTCCTTGATAATCGATGCCGTTAACATTATTGAAGCCATTTTGATAATTAGCAAATAACGAAAGCTGATCTTTAAAAGGTTGGAATACTAAACCAAATTTTGGTGAGAAAGCCGTTTGTTTGTAAGCTCCAGTTGGTGCTGAACCTGCACGATCTGAGTTGCCTTTATAATCATATCTATCAACCCTTAAAGCCGCCAATGCTATCAATCTATCTGTTAAATTAATTACATCGGATGCATAAGCACTGTAAGTATTAGATTTAAAATTTAATGGATAATTAAAAACAACATTTGGATCATTAGCATTTGCTGCATAAAATGCTGCTAAATTAGTTTCAGAAAAATTGCTATAGTTTGGATCGTTGCCATTTTTGTTCGTCACATCAAATGTGTTGATAGAATAAAATAACTGATCGGAATTTTGACGTAAATAATCTAAACCTAGTACCACTCTGTTTTTAACAGACCCGATATTGAAAGTTCCATTAAAATTTTGTTGTACTTCATAATTATAGGATTTACTATTATCGGTAGATTGATCTGCTCTTGATAAAAAATCTGCGCCTGGTGCAGCATTTGGCGTGCCTAAATATGGATTGCTTTTATTTGGAACCAGGAAAAAATAAGAGCCACGACCATTAGAAAAACTATAACTTGTAGAAACACTGGTATGTGATGACCAATTTTCGTTAAACTTATAATTAGCTTGTCCGAAAAAATTGGTACTCTTATATTTTTGTTTCATTCCATTACCAATAAACGATTTTTCGTAATTGATACCTGCTTGATCTGCACGATCAAAACCTAAATCAGCAACAGGGAAGTAGAAAAAAACAAATGGCTTTAAGGTGTTTGTTCCATTGGCAATCTCTGCATCAATAACAAAATCTAATTTATTATTAACTTTATAAAAGATGCTTGGCGCAACAAAAAAACCTCTATCATAAACATTATCTTGGAAAGAACCTCGGTAATTATATGAAGTATTTAAACGGGCGTAAATTTTATTGTTCTTATCAACAGGGAAATTAAAATCTGTGCTTACCCTATTTAGGTCATAACTACCGGCAGAATAACTAACTTCTCCACCTAATCCTTCATATGGCTTTTTAGTTATACGGTTAATTAAGCCACCGTATGAAGTAAGTGTACTTCCAAATAAAGTAGCCGAAGGGCCTTTAATTACTTCAATGCTTTCTAAGTTGGCAGCATCATTACGACTTGTAACTATACCTGCTATTCCATTTCTTAATTTCGATTGAATAATAAATCCTCTAGAGGCATAATAAGCACCTCCATCACCTCCACGGGATGTAGCGTCCCACATTTTTTGAATGCCAGTTGCGTTTCTTGTAGCATCATCTACAGAAAAAACCAATTGATCTGCTAAAGTTTCTTTTGTAATTGTAGTATATACCTGTGGGTTTTCCAGGTTATTAAGAGGCATTTTACCTACGTAATCACTTTGTTTTGCCGCATATTTATTGGCTTTCCCTCTATTAATATTAACTTCATTTAGTTGATTGGCATTT is drawn from Pedobacter mucosus and contains these coding sequences:
- a CDS encoding TonB-dependent receptor, with amino-acid sequence MFKNIISSIILVLTFSFSSLFAQQLGSIKGIISTSDGKPAAYISVGLKGKGLGNITDDKGFYEIQKIKPGSYIVRISAVGIQNIEKSVVLTAGENITLDFVIKQNANQLNEVNINRGKANKYAAKQSDYVGKMPLNNLENPQVYTTITKETLADQLVFSVDDATRNATGIQKMWDATSRGGDGGAYYASRGFIIQSKLRNGIAGIVTSRNDAANLESIEVIKGPSATLFGSTLTSYGGLINRITKKPYEGLGGEVSYSAGSYDLNRVSTDFNFPVDKNNKIYARLNTSYNYRGSFQDNVYDRGFFVAPSIFYKVNNKLDFVIDAEIANGTNTLKPFVFFYFPVADLGFDRADQAGINYEKSFIGNGMKQKYKSTNFFGQANYKFNENWSSHTSVSTSYSFSNGRGSYFFLVPNKSNPYLGTPNAAPGADFLSRADQSTDNSKSYNYEVQQNFNGTFNIGSVKNRVVLGLDYLRQNSDQLFYSINTFDVTNKNGNDPNYSNFSETNLAAFYAANANDPNVVFNYPLNFKSNTYSAYASDVINLTDRLIALAALRVDRYDYKGNSDRAGSAPTGAYKQTAFSPKFGLVFQPFKDQLSLFANYQNGFNNVNGIDYQGNAFKPEQANQIEGGVKVNAFKNKLTGSVSYYYIKVNDIVRGYNGDPLNPNAQIQDGNKISKGIEAEIIANPINGLNIIAGFAYNDNHLENASPDVEGRRDAYSAAPYSANLWVSYKFNAGSLSGFGLGAGGNYASDNKIVNSVSQGVFILPAYQIFNSSIFYDHSRFRIGAKVDNITNEKYWTGYSTMNPQDLRTFTGSVTYKF